TGCCACTGCTGTGGAAAGAGCTACAGCTATCGGTTCTGTACAACCATATGCAGGTTTTACTTGATCAAAAAAGATTTTTTTAAGCATATAATTCCCCCTAAAAATGATCATATATATGATTATAACATAACAATTTTTCGTTAGTTGTTTAAAATTTCTTAATTTTGGTTTTCTTGTGATATTATATAATAGTCAAAAAAATAGATTAGGAGGGATAAGATGCGTAGAGTCATTATAATTTTGTTTTTACTTGTTTCTCTACTTTCTTTAGCTTTAACTATATCAGAAGCGAAACAGATGAGCGATGGCACAGACGTTGTTATTCGCGGGATTGTTACTGTTGAGCCTGGTCCTTTTGATGTAAATATCATTTTTGTTCAAGATTCTACTGGGGGAATAAATATATATTTGAAAGGTGGATATTTTGAAGGTATTAATAGAGGAGATCTTGTTGAAATAAGTGGGTATTTGTGGACACATAGGTTAAATCGAGAAATAGTAATAGATGCTAATAAAGATAAATATTATGCAAGAGTGATTTCAAAAGGGAATCAATTACCAACTCCTAGAAAAATTTCAACAAAAAGCATAAATGATAAAGAATTACAAGGATTATTAGTTATGGTAGAAGGTGACGTTATTGAAATAGACAAAGGTGATAGTAGAAAGGTTTATATTGACGATGGCTCGGGAAAAGGTCTGGTTTTCATACGAGAAAACACAGGGATAAACACTTCTTACTTTAAAGTAGGGATGCATTTGAAGGTTGTAGGGGTACTAGGAAGGTATCAAGCATATTTTGAACTTTGGCCTAGAGGAATTGAAGATATAGAAGCTGGGGATATATTTCCTCCAGAGGTAAAATCAATCTTTCTAAAGGAAGATAAGTTGTATATAGTTTTCAATGAAACTATTGATGAGAGTAGTGTAATAGATAATAAGACTATAAAAATTTCTGGAATAAACATAAAAACTCACGAGTCCTACTTTAATAGACAGGTGTTTATTTTTAAATTGAATAAAAAAATAGATTCACCTGTAAAGATAATGGTGAGATTCATCAAAGACGAAAATAAAAATAAAATGGGCTCTGTCGTTTTGACATTAGATCCATATAAAGATATTTATGAAAAAAGAGTTTTATTTGATGCTGGGCATGCTCAACAGGCGGGGAACGCTGACTGGGTTATTTATGGAGCTTATTCTAATTTTGCAGACAGTATAAAAAAACAGTTAAATGGTTATGTTGAAGAGACAAAAGAAGAATTGAATTACGAACTTTTAAGTTTATACAAAGTTTTAATAATACCTGAACCGAATAGACCATTCAAGGAGAATGAGGTGAAATCAATAATAAAATTTGTTGAAAATGGTGGGGGATTGTTCTTAATTGCAGATCATGGTGATTCGGACAGAAATGGTAATGGTTGGGATTCTCCAAAAATATTTAATACTTTTGTTGAGCGATTTGTTTTTAGATTTGTTGGTGACAATATTCAAGAAGAACCTGTCAAGTATGTTTATGAACATCCTATAACACAAAATATAAATGAAGTAGGAGTGTGGGCTGGAACAACGATTGAAATTTTAGATAAAAGTGTGGAAGTGTTACTCGCAGATAAAAATAAAAAAGCATATTTAATTTTGGCAAAGTATGGAAAAGGAGAAATAGTGGCAATTGGGGATAGTTCTCCTTTTGATGATGGAACAGGTGATATCAACGATGCATTACACGATGGTTGGGACTGGGGTGATGATTCAAAACTTGCGATTAATATAATAAAATATTTAATGGGAAAATAATTGCCATGAATCGTATGGTTAACCAAATTGATATATATGTTTCAAAAAAATTTGGCTCCAGTTTTCCTGGGGCCAAATTTTTATTATTATTATATAATTTTCTGTCATGTCTAAGATAATTCTTACTTTCGGCGAAGTTATTATTTAGTTTTCTGCTTCAGCTGATATTATTGAATTTTTTTATATTCTAATACAATTGTTCCGTTTTCGTTCAGGACATTTGTAGTAACTAATTTAAAGTTGAGAAATAGCGAGGGGTTTAACTTGTGAGAATTTTTAAGGATGATTGGTTCTAAAGTTATAAATATTTTGTCTACGAAAGGTAGAAAATCTTCAAAAACTTTTTTCCCTCCTATAATAGCGGCTTCGGTTATTTTCATATCTAAAATTTGATTAATTATATTTTCAGGTGTCCCTCGAAGAAAAATAACATTGTCAGAATTTCGGTAATTTTTGTGTGTAAGTACAATATTCAACCTATTCGGAAGTGGCCTTCCTATGCTTTCAAATGTTTTTCTTCCCATAATGACTGTTCCTATTTTTGTTGTTAAATCTTTAAAATGGTTTTTATCTTCTTTTGAGCCCCAATCTAAAGAATCAAATTCCTCGACAAACATTCCCCCAAACATATCGGTCACGATTACCATACTTAAATGCACATAACCACCTTCTTCAATAAACTAATTATAACATAATTAAAAAATGAAATGTTGTTAATTTTTTAAAAAAGGTCTGATTAACTTTTAAATTGTTTTATAAAAAACTTTTTATACAATTAAAATGTTAAAACTTTATAATTTCCTTTCAAGAAATCGGTAATTGGTTTGCCAACATAAACGACATCAGCAATGTCAGAAAGTTTTTCTGTGATACTATGATTATCGGCACACCATTTACAAGCTAAGATTTTTATACCTCTATCTTTTAGTATTTTAATTTTCTCCTTAATTTGTGGGGTCTTAGCTACTAACTCTTCGGAAGCTCCCCAAATTATTAGCGTTAAATCACTCCACCAGTTTTGTTCATTTGAATGGTATAAATATGGAAAAATTACTTCATTAAAAGTCTGTTTGTCATTAGTGGTCCAAATTATAACAAGTTTTTCCATAAGATTATTCCCCTTCACAACAAGAATTTTTGTCATCATTTACTAATTTTTTCCAATAATCCCAAGTTTTTTTAGCCCATTGTTCACCAACACATCCTAAAAACATAATGACAACTTCTAGAGTTTCTTTCAATTCTTCATCAGTTATTTTACCCTGGGCTTTTTCAAGATAGGATATTATACATGGTTCACATTTTTGACTAATAGCTAGTGAAATGGCAATTAATAGTTTATATTTTGAATCTATTGTCCCATCATTTAAAGCTTTTTTCCTCATTCTAACAAGTCCTCCGGTTACTTCCGGAAGTAACTTTCTCCATTCTTTTAAATTCATTTTTTACCTCCCTTAAATCAAAGACAAATATTTTGAGTTATCATCAGGAAAGACAGTTAATACTCTACTTAAATTGTATTTTTCTTTGATTTTTATTGCTGCGTATGCGTTTGCCGCCGAAGAAATACCAACAGAAATTCCAAGTTGATTGTTTATATATTTGAACATATGGAAGGCTTCTTCATCACTAACGGTAAATACTTCATCGATAACTGCTAAATCCAGAATTTTTGGAATAAATCCCGCTCCAATTCCCTGAATTTTGTGTTTTCCAGGATTTCCACCCGAAAGAACGGGTGAATTTGATGGTTCGACAGCTACAATTTTTACATTATTATTGAAATATTTTCTTAGAACATGCCCTACACCAGTAATAGTTCCTCCGGTACCAACACCAGCAACAAATGCATCCAAGTTGAAATTCATTTGGCTGAGAATTTCAGGGCCGGTAGTTAGTTCATGTGATATTACATTGTTGATATTTTCAAATTGATTGGGCATATATGCTGATTTGCTTTCTACAATTTCTAAAGCTTTTTCTATTGCTCCTTTCATTCCTTTCTCACCGGGGGTTAATACAATATCTGCACCAAAAGCTTTCATTATATCTATTCTTTCTTTAGTCATTGTTTCGGGCATTGTTAGTATTACATTAATTCCCAATTTTTTCCCAAGCCAAGCGAGAGCGATTCCTGTGTTTCCGCTGGTAGGTTCCACTAAAATTTTATTTGTTAATTTACCATCTCTAATGGCTGCGTTAATCATAAAAAAGGCAGGTCTGTCTTTTACACTTCCACCTGGGTTGTTTCTTTCTAATTTTGCATAAATTCCTAATTTTTCAATGAAAACTATAGGAGTATTTCCAACCATGTTTATCCCTCCTTGTTAAATTATCCATTCTATGTGTTCATAAATTTCAGTTAATTGTTCCACTTTTTTTGCTGGTATTCCGACAACTTTAGTATACGGTGCTACATCATGTAGAACCACAGAATTAGCACCTATTTGTGCTCCGTCCCCAATTTTTATAGCGCCAAGAATTTTTGCTCCTGATCCGATTAGAACATTTCTTCCTATGTCAGGATGTCTTTTTCCCTTTTGGATGTTCCGTGATCCGAGTGTTACGCCGTGATAAATTAAAGTTCCCGTACCAATTGTAACAGTAGAACCAATAACAGTGCCAATTCCGTGATCGATAACTACACCAGGTTCAATTTCCGCTGAAGGATTTATATCAACGGCAAAAAGGACTCTTGAAACAAAGTGGAGAAGGTATGCAAGAAATTTCATATTATGTTTATAAAGGAGATGAGACCATCGGTAAAGTTTTAAAGACAAAAATCCCACATGAAAAATAAGTTGCCATTTGAACTCAATAGAAGGATCTTTTTTTAAATATTCTTCTTTATCTTTTTTTATAGCACGGAAAACATCTTTTAAGTCATTTATAAAATTACGCACCCCATAGAACCACCTCCAATTAGTTTGCTCTAATTAAATATATCATATCTAATCATAAAAGTCAATTAATAAAACTTTAAAAAGTGATTTTTTTTTAAAACATTTTTATTAAATTCAATACATTACTAGCAAATTTTCTAATATCGATATAAAAAGAAAAATTAAACTATCGTTTACTTTCATGTTAGTTTAAACGCTTGACATCATACACACAATATGATATTATTTTAATCGGCTCATGAAGCCTGGATGACCTGGTAGCTCAGCAGGTAGAGCACCTGACTTTTAATCAGGGGGCCGCGGGTTCGAATCCCGCCCGGGTCACCAGAGGGGCGAGAGTGGCGGAATTGGCAGACGCGCTGGACTTAGAATCCAGTGGGCTCGCGCCCGTGTGGGTTCAAGTCCCACCTCTCGCACCAAAGCTGGAATGCGGGTGTAGCTCAGCGGTAGAGCGCCTGCTTGCCAAGCAGGAGGTCGCGGGTTCAAATCCCGTCGCCCGCTCCAAAATACGAGATATGTAACAAAAAAGCTCCTTGTACGAGGAGCTTTTTATTTTTTCAATTATAAAGTGGAAAAAAGTGGCTCATTTGAGCCACTTTTTATTTTTCTTCAGCTATTGTAACTGGGTCAACCTTTATTCCTGGTCCCATTGTCGTTGACAGTACAACCTTTTTTATAAAGTTACCTTTAACACCTGCTGGTCTAAGATTGAGAATTTGTTCGTATGCAGATTTTATATTTTCTTTTAGTTTATCTGTTTCAAATGAAACTTTGCCAACAGGAAGATGTAGATTACCAGTTTTATCAGTTCTAACTTCTAGCCTTCCCTTTTTAAATTCTTTTACGGCTTCTGCTACGTTTTCAGTGACTGTTCCAGCTTTTGGATTAGGCATTAATCCTCGTGGACCGAGTATTTTACCGAGTCTACCAATTATTCTCATCATGTCGGGTGTGGCAATTGCAACATCAAAATCTAAAAAGTTTTCTTTTTGAATTTTTTCTGCAAGATCTTCAGCACCGACGTAGTCTGCACCGGCTTCTTTTGCTTGCTCAGCTTTTTCACCTTTGGCAAAAACTAATACTTTTACTTCTTTTCCTGTACCGTGTGGCAGAGAAACTGTACTTCTAATTTGTTGGTCAGATTTTCTGTAGTCTATGTTTGTTTTTATGTGCAATTCAACTGTTTCATCAAATTTGGCAGTGGCAACTTTTTTGGCTAAATCAACAGCTTCATCTAAATTATATTGTTTTTCCCTGTCAATTAACTTTCTAACTTCATTATACCTCTTGGAGTGCTTCGGCATTTTGCCTCCTCCTTCCTTTAATTAATATTAGTCAACTACTTCTATACCCATACTTTTTGCGGTTCCTTCAATGATCTTGATTGCTGCTTCAATATCATTTGCGTTTAAATCTTCTTTTTTAATTTCAGCGATTTCTTTAAGTTGCTCTCTTGTAACTTTTCCTACAAATTTTCTCTTAGGTTCTGAAGAACCAGAATTAATTTTAGCTGCTCTTTTTAACAAGAATGAAGCTGGTGGAGTTTTGGTTACGAATGTGAAAGATCTGTCTTCGTAGACTGTAACAATAACTGGAATAAGCATACCAGCTTTGTCCGCAGTCGCCGCGTTAAACTTTTTACAAAATTCCATTAAATTAACACCACGTTGACCAAGTGCAGGTCCTACGGGTGGAGCAGGAGTAGCTTTACCAGCTTCTAGTTGCAACCTTACTTGTGCTACAACTTTCTTTGCCATAATTTAACCTCCTTTGTGTGGTTATAGGGTTAACCCTCCCACGAATTGCAAGTTAATCTATTTTTTCAACCTCAGTTGTGTGCACAGTTACTGGAGTTTCTCTACCAAAAATAGTAACTGTAACTTTCAGTTCGTTATGTTCCGGATTGATTTCTTTTACGTGTCCAACGAAACCTTCAAAAGGACCAGAAATAATCTTGACGACATCTCCAACTTCATAATCAAATTCAATTTTGACTTGTTGAACTTTTTCAACTTTAGGAGTTTCTTCAATACCAGAAAGTCTTAAAATTACCTTTACTTCATTGTCTTTTATAGGTATTGGTCTTCCACCAGAAGAAACAAAGTCAATAATTCCAGGTACAGTTCTAACAAAATGCCAAAATTCGTCATTCATGATCATTTCAACGAATAAATAACCCGGGAATAATTTTCGGATTCTTACTTTCTGAACCCTAATTTCCTTTTTTGTTGGAAAATCAATTATTTCCACTCTTCCAGAACTTTTTGTAACGATTTTTTTGGGTTCTGCTAAGATTTGGCCAGCTTTTACGTTATCTCCTTTTTTTACTAAACTTGTATTAATAGTTTCATATGGTACAGCGTAAATATCCTTTTCATTAGAAGCGTTTAATATTACTATCCTTTTCATTCGCTCAGTTTGAATGATTTTTCCGTCAATTTCACAAATAATTTCCCCATCCTCAGTTAATGGCATACCTTGTTTAACGTATCCGCCGACTTTTAAGCCGGTGATTGGTTTATTTTTCTGAGGTATTACATATGTTTTAGTAAATTTTTTATCTGCCGTTTCAATTACAATTTTTTTTGCATTTCTCACATCTATAATTTTTCCGTCTTTCCTTACTCTTATAGCAGGTTCTTCGGCTAAAACATCACCTTTTTTAACATTTGTCCCGTTAGAAACGAAAAGTTTGGCGTTTAAAGAAACAATATGCCTTTCAACAGATTTTGCAGAGGCATCTATTACTACTTCTTCGGGTAATAAAACTTTTGATATCAAATGCTCATATCCTTGAGCCTTAACTTTAGCCTCAAGGTTTTCTTTAGCGGCAGCTTCATAGCCTGCCAATGTTTGTAATATATACCACCTTTTTTTCATTTTACCACCTCAAAAAAGATTAAAAAAGCTTAAATAAACTACTCATTGCTCCAGAGAAGATCAAATCAAGCACGAAAAAGTAAAGACCTGTGGAAATTAATATAATCAATACTACACCAGTAGCTCCCAACAATTCTTTTCTATTGGGCCAATGTGTTTTCTTAACTTCAGTTTTAATTTCTCTGAAAAATTTTCTAAGTTTTTCCATAAAATCGCCCCCGTAAAAAAATTTTGGCAGGGGCGGCAGGACTCGAACCCGCAACACCCGATTTTGGAGACCGGTGCTCTACCAATTGAGCTACGCCCCTGCGAAAAAAACGAATTAGGCTTTTGTTTCTACATGATTTGTATGTTTATTACATTTTGGACAATATTTTCTTAATTGGAGTTTTTCCTTTTTGTTTTTTTCGCGTGTCGTATAATAGTTTTTATTACCACATTCAGAGCATTTAAGAGCGACTTGGATTCTCATAATCTTCCCTCCTATTAAAAAAAATCTGGTGGTGAGGGAAGGATTCGAACCTTCGAAGGCATTCTGCCAGCGGATTTACAGTCCGCCCCCTTTGGCCGCTCGGGCACCTCACCACCGCTAACCTTGGAGCCAGCGGAGGGACTCGAACCCTCAACCTATTGATTACAAATCAATCGCTCTCCCGGTTGAGCTACGCTGGCTCGCTGCGGTTTCTATTATACACTATGTCAAAGAACGTGTCAATACTTTACATAAGGGAGCAAAGCCATCTGTCTTGCTCTTTTAATTGCTATTTTAACCATTCTTTGGTGTTTGGCACAATTACCTGTAATTCTCCTTGGGATAATTTTCCCTTTTTCAGTTAAAAATTCTCTTAAGAGTTTTACGTCTTTATAATCAACGTATTCAACTTTTGATTGACATAGTTTACATACTTTTGGTTTCCTTCTTCTTCTATATTTCATATGAATTACCTCCCTTTTCAAAGATCAAAATGGCGGTTCGTCATTGTCAGAATCATCAAAAAGTTCATCATATTCTAATGTTTCTGTTTCTTCAGAGAGATCACTTTTTTTATCCATAAACATTACTTGATCCGCCCATATTTCTGGTGTACTTCTAAATTGTCCGTCATTTCCTTGCCAACGATTTATTCTGAGTTTTCCTTCTACTAAAATTAATCTTCCTTTTTTTAAATAATTTTGAACAAACTCAGCAAGTTTACTAAAAGTTACTATTCGTATAAAATCCGCATCTTGACTGTCTTCAGAACCTCTTCTTGTTGGTCTACTTACTGCCAAAGTGAAAGTTGCTACTAAGGTACCATTTAAAGTTTGCCTTACTTCAGGGTCCCTTGTCAAACGACCGACAAGGACAACTTTGTTATAGTTCACTCTTCCACCTTCTCGGTATTCTCCGACACCTCTTCTTTCTTAGCCTGTTTTTTTTCTTCCTTTTCTAGGTCTTCTCTTCTAAATGTTTGCCATCTTAAGAATTCAGGTCTAACTTTAAAATACTGCTCAAGTTCTGAAAGATTTTCTCCAGAACACTTAAAATAAATAACAGTATAATCTGCTTCGTTGTACTTTTTAAGTGGATATGCAGTTTTTTTGATACCCATTCTATCAACTTTATCAACTTGTGCACCAAGTTTTTCAGTTAAAAATTCTACTAAGTTGTTTATAATATTTTCCCTTTCCTCTTCTGCGATATCTGGTTTGACGATAAGCATTGTTTCATATATCCTCATCTTTGCACCTCCTCCCTCGGACTTTTTGGTCCCACCTTTTGGTGGAACGGGATAATTAAATAATTCAGAATAAAAGGGAGCTTAAGCTCCCTTTTGGTGG
This is a stretch of genomic DNA from Thermosipho atlanticus DSM 15807. It encodes these proteins:
- a CDS encoding DNA-binding protein; the encoded protein is MRRVIIILFLLVSLLSLALTISEAKQMSDGTDVVIRGIVTVEPGPFDVNIIFVQDSTGGINIYLKGGYFEGINRGDLVEISGYLWTHRLNREIVIDANKDKYYARVISKGNQLPTPRKISTKSINDKELQGLLVMVEGDVIEIDKGDSRKVYIDDGSGKGLVFIRENTGINTSYFKVGMHLKVVGVLGRYQAYFELWPRGIEDIEAGDIFPPEVKSIFLKEDKLYIVFNETIDESSVIDNKTIKISGINIKTHESYFNRQVFIFKLNKKIDSPVKIMVRFIKDENKNKMGSVVLTLDPYKDIYEKRVLFDAGHAQQAGNADWVIYGAYSNFADSIKKQLNGYVEETKEELNYELLSLYKVLIIPEPNRPFKENEVKSIIKFVENGGGLFLIADHGDSDRNGNGWDSPKIFNTFVERFVFRFVGDNIQEEPVKYVYEHPITQNINEVGVWAGTTIEILDKSVEVLLADKNKKAYLILAKYGKGEIVAIGDSSPFDDGTGDINDALHDGWDWGDDSKLAINIIKYLMGK
- a CDS encoding dihydrofolate reductase, yielding MHLSMVIVTDMFGGMFVEEFDSLDWGSKEDKNHFKDLTTKIGTVIMGRKTFESIGRPLPNRLNIVLTHKNYRNSDNVIFLRGTPENIINQILDMKITEAAIIGGKKVFEDFLPFVDKIFITLEPIILKNSHKLNPSLFLNFKLVTTNVLNENGTIVLEYKKIQ
- a CDS encoding DsrE family protein; its protein translation is MEKLVIIWTTNDKQTFNEVIFPYLYHSNEQNWWSDLTLIIWGASEELVAKTPQIKEKIKILKDRGIKILACKWCADNHSITEKLSDIADVVYVGKPITDFLKGNYKVLTF
- a CDS encoding carboxymuconolactone decarboxylase family protein, with the protein product MNLKEWRKLLPEVTGGLVRMRKKALNDGTIDSKYKLLIAISLAISQKCEPCIISYLEKAQGKITDEELKETLEVVIMFLGCVGEQWAKKTWDYWKKLVNDDKNSCCEGE
- the cysK gene encoding cysteine synthase A — encoded protein: MVGNTPIVFIEKLGIYAKLERNNPGGSVKDRPAFFMINAAIRDGKLTNKILVEPTSGNTGIALAWLGKKLGINVILTMPETMTKERIDIMKAFGADIVLTPGEKGMKGAIEKALEIVESKSAYMPNQFENINNVISHELTTGPEILSQMNFNLDAFVAGVGTGGTITGVGHVLRKYFNNNVKIVAVEPSNSPVLSGGNPGKHKIQGIGAGFIPKILDLAVIDEVFTVSDEEAFHMFKYINNQLGISVGISSAANAYAAIKIKEKYNLSRVLTVFPDDNSKYLSLI
- the epsC gene encoding serine O-acetyltransferase EpsC, whose protein sequence is MRNFINDLKDVFRAIKKDKEEYLKKDPSIEFKWQLIFHVGFLSLKLYRWSHLLYKHNMKFLAYLLHFVSRVLFAVDINPSAEIEPGVVIDHGIGTVIGSTVTIGTGTLIYHGVTLGSRNIQKGKRHPDIGRNVLIGSGAKILGAIKIGDGAQIGANSVVLHDVAPYTKVVGIPAKKVEQLTEIYEHIEWII
- the rplA gene encoding 50S ribosomal protein L1; protein product: MPKHSKRYNEVRKLIDREKQYNLDEAVDLAKKVATAKFDETVELHIKTNIDYRKSDQQIRSTVSLPHGTGKEVKVLVFAKGEKAEQAKEAGADYVGAEDLAEKIQKENFLDFDVAIATPDMMRIIGRLGKILGPRGLMPNPKAGTVTENVAEAVKEFKKGRLEVRTDKTGNLHLPVGKVSFETDKLKENIKSAYEQILNLRPAGVKGNFIKKVVLSTTMGPGIKVDPVTIAEEK
- the rplK gene encoding 50S ribosomal protein L11 produces the protein MAKKVVAQVRLQLEAGKATPAPPVGPALGQRGVNLMEFCKKFNAATADKAGMLIPVIVTVYEDRSFTFVTKTPPASFLLKRAAKINSGSSEPKRKFVGKVTREQLKEIAEIKKEDLNANDIEAAIKIIEGTAKSMGIEVVD
- the nusG gene encoding transcription termination/antitermination protein NusG → MKKRWYILQTLAGYEAAAKENLEAKVKAQGYEHLISKVLLPEEVVIDASAKSVERHIVSLNAKLFVSNGTNVKKGDVLAEEPAIRVRKDGKIIDVRNAKKIVIETADKKFTKTYVIPQKNKPITGLKVGGYVKQGMPLTEDGEIICEIDGKIIQTERMKRIVILNASNEKDIYAVPYETINTSLVKKGDNVKAGQILAEPKKIVTKSSGRVEIIDFPTKKEIRVQKVRIRKLFPGYLFVEMIMNDEFWHFVRTVPGIIDFVSSGGRPIPIKDNEVKVILRLSGIEETPKVEKVQQVKIEFDYEVGDVVKIISGPFEGFVGHVKEINPEHNELKVTVTIFGRETPVTVHTTEVEKID
- the secE gene encoding preprotein translocase subunit SecE — its product is MEKLRKFFREIKTEVKKTHWPNRKELLGATGVVLIILISTGLYFFVLDLIFSGAMSSLFKLF
- the rpmG gene encoding 50S ribosomal protein L33, coding for MRIQVALKCSECGNKNYYTTREKNKKEKLQLRKYCPKCNKHTNHVETKA
- the rpsR gene encoding 30S ribosomal protein S18 yields the protein MKYRRRRKPKVCKLCQSKVEYVDYKDVKLLREFLTEKGKIIPRRITGNCAKHQRMVKIAIKRARQMALLPYVKY
- a CDS encoding single-stranded DNA-binding protein, which translates into the protein MNYNKVVLVGRLTRDPEVRQTLNGTLVATFTLAVSRPTRRGSEDSQDADFIRIVTFSKLAEFVQNYLKKGRLILVEGKLRINRWQGNDGQFRSTPEIWADQVMFMDKKSDLSEETETLEYDELFDDSDNDEPPF
- the rpsF gene encoding 30S ribosomal protein S6; this translates as MRIYETMLIVKPDIAEEERENIINNLVEFLTEKLGAQVDKVDRMGIKKTAYPLKKYNEADYTVIYFKCSGENLSELEQYFKVRPEFLRWQTFRREDLEKEEKKQAKKEEVSENTEKVEE